The following proteins are encoded in a genomic region of Arcobacter suis CECT 7833:
- a CDS encoding heavy metal translocating P-type ATPase, giving the protein MNNKFIKVHQTNLRFRYKYFLLKDEFIDENILKNYFEKIKDIKNVRINKKAFSIIFELHKDISEKIEEILNKLTIEELLKSCEDEVAAVCISCVGSEEPSINGIVRATSALIAERFVTNDLLKAGITTGASIPLLIEGSKELLKEGLTSKVLESAAVAISIYRKDYLAANSTNAMLELGEYIEETTVHKSDDLLKELSKPNVEEAWIEKKIDGKITEILVKSNDIEIGDIVVVGIGNTIPVDGHIVEGTGSVNQVSMTGEAEPIIKYRGDRVISGTIVEEGRFRIWAEHVGANTATQRIKHYIENSLNEKSSVQLKANKLANKLVPVTLGLATVSYIFAKDFERVASILQADYSCALKLATPVAFKSTISKAGHNGIMIKGAKSIEALSNADTFVFDKTGTLTAGELEVICVESYDDKWSEDKLLNLTASTEEHYFHPVAEAVVKAAKQRGFVHMHHEEVEFIVAHGVKTEVKGKSVIIGSRHFLEDDEKIDFTEHKDKIENSLRDGRTLLYIGYNGKLLGTITLADELRHNSKEAISKLKKLGVKNIIMLTGDTKQKAKMIADELGIDEVRAELLPQDKAKIVKELMESGKKVAFVGDGINDAPALISAHVGISMSRGADIAKATADISLLKDDIMAVVEAKEYANKTMNLINNNFNATVGINSCILAGATFGIFSPIVTAVLHNGTTIGLLFNSIKGVNIK; this is encoded by the coding sequence ATGAATAACAAATTTATTAAAGTACATCAAACTAATTTAAGATTTAGATATAAATATTTTTTATTAAAAGATGAGTTTATAGATGAAAATATCTTAAAAAACTATTTTGAAAAAATAAAAGATATAAAAAATGTACGAATAAATAAAAAAGCTTTTAGTATTATTTTTGAATTACACAAAGATATAAGTGAAAAAATAGAAGAGATTTTAAATAAACTTACTATTGAAGAGTTATTAAAATCTTGCGAAGATGAAGTAGCTGCTGTTTGTATATCTTGTGTTGGTAGTGAAGAACCATCAATAAATGGAATAGTAAGAGCAACTAGTGCTTTAATTGCTGAAAGATTTGTAACAAATGATCTATTAAAAGCAGGAATTACAACTGGTGCATCAATTCCCTTATTAATTGAGGGTTCAAAAGAGTTATTAAAAGAAGGATTAACTTCAAAAGTTTTAGAAAGTGCAGCTGTTGCTATTTCTATTTATAGAAAAGATTATTTAGCTGCAAACTCTACAAATGCAATGCTTGAACTTGGTGAATATATTGAAGAAACAACTGTTCATAAAAGTGATGATTTATTAAAAGAGTTATCAAAACCAAATGTTGAAGAAGCTTGGATTGAGAAAAAAATTGATGGAAAAATCACTGAAATTTTAGTAAAAAGTAATGATATTGAAATTGGAGATATTGTAGTAGTTGGAATTGGAAATACGATTCCTGTGGATGGACATATAGTTGAAGGAACTGGAAGCGTAAATCAAGTTTCAATGACAGGAGAGGCTGAACCTATAATAAAATATAGAGGTGATAGGGTTATTTCTGGAACTATTGTTGAAGAAGGAAGATTTAGAATTTGGGCTGAGCATGTTGGAGCCAACACAGCAACTCAAAGAATAAAACATTATATTGAAAATTCTTTAAATGAGAAATCATCAGTTCAGTTAAAAGCCAATAAACTAGCAAATAAATTAGTTCCAGTAACTCTTGGATTGGCAACAGTTTCATATATTTTTGCAAAAGATTTTGAAAGGGTAGCTTCTATTTTACAAGCTGATTATTCTTGTGCTTTAAAACTTGCAACTCCTGTTGCTTTTAAATCTACTATTTCAAAAGCTGGTCATAATGGAATTATGATAAAAGGTGCAAAATCAATTGAAGCTTTAAGTAATGCTGATACTTTTGTTTTTGATAAAACAGGAACTTTAACAGCTGGAGAATTAGAAGTAATTTGTGTAGAATCTTATGATGATAAATGGAGTGAAGATAAACTTTTAAATCTTACTGCATCAACAGAAGAACACTATTTTCATCCTGTTGCAGAAGCTGTTGTAAAAGCAGCAAAACAAAGAGGTTTTGTTCACATGCACCATGAAGAAGTTGAATTTATCGTAGCTCATGGAGTAAAAACAGAAGTAAAAGGAAAATCTGTAATTATTGGAAGTCGACACTTTTTAGAAGATGATGAAAAAATTGATTTTACTGAACACAAAGATAAAATTGAAAATTCGTTAAGAGATGGAAGAACTTTACTTTATATAGGTTATAACGGAAAGCTTCTAGGAACTATTACTTTAGCTGATGAGTTAAGACACAATTCAAAAGAAGCAATTTCAAAACTAAAAAAATTAGGCGTAAAAAATATCATAATGTTAACAGGTGATACAAAACAAAAAGCAAAAATGATAGCTGATGAATTAGGAATAGATGAAGTTAGAGCAGAACTTTTACCTCAAGATAAAGCAAAAATAGTAAAAGAACTTATGGAAAGTGGTAAAAAAGTAGCTTTCGTAGGTGATGGAATCAATGATGCACCAGCTCTTATATCCGCTCATGTTGGAATTTCAATGAGCAGAGGTGCTGATATTGCAAAGGCAACGGCTGATATTTCTTTACTAAAAGATGATATTATGGCTGTTGTTGAA